From a region of the Agromyces ramosus genome:
- a CDS encoding alpha/beta hydrolase, with amino-acid sequence MTKTRISGGHGGRRRRPVLIAAAVAAALATSAALSAFHVPLNEIDPVGADAASELAGTGIIGIRTFTPPAGIRVEADLEYGTREDGTLLTLDICAPAPDPLVTVRPAVVSIHGGSWARGDKANADWRNVCLWLASEGFVAASVNYRLVPHVRFPAAIDDVALAVEWLRAPEQVEQFGIDSDRIGAFGGSAGGNLAALLGTSGDGPLDEGSRVAAVAEFSGPVGLTASELGADGASAWLRTIVDEYLDCEPGIDDAACPQAIEASPGTTVDASDPPFFIGHSDSEAVPLGQSQRFAATLAGAGVPVELAVVPGVAHSIGILDEALRARVAAFLHTHLG; translated from the coding sequence GTGACCAAGACCCGAATCTCCGGCGGTCACGGAGGTCGGCGCCGCCGGCCCGTGCTGATCGCCGCGGCCGTCGCAGCCGCCCTCGCGACCAGCGCTGCGCTCTCCGCGTTCCACGTGCCCTTGAACGAGATCGACCCGGTCGGTGCCGACGCCGCGAGCGAGCTCGCCGGCACGGGGATCATCGGCATCCGCACGTTCACGCCGCCCGCCGGCATCCGCGTCGAAGCCGATCTCGAGTACGGCACCCGCGAAGACGGCACGCTGCTCACCCTCGACATCTGCGCGCCCGCGCCCGACCCGCTCGTGACGGTGCGTCCGGCGGTCGTCTCGATCCACGGCGGCAGCTGGGCACGCGGCGACAAGGCGAACGCCGACTGGCGCAACGTCTGCCTGTGGCTCGCGAGCGAAGGGTTCGTCGCGGCATCCGTCAACTACCGGCTCGTGCCCCACGTGCGCTTCCCGGCTGCGATCGACGACGTGGCGCTCGCGGTCGAATGGCTGCGCGCACCCGAGCAGGTCGAGCAGTTCGGCATCGACTCAGACCGCATCGGCGCCTTCGGCGGCTCGGCGGGCGGCAACCTCGCGGCACTCCTCGGCACGAGCGGCGACGGGCCACTCGACGAGGGCTCCCGCGTGGCGGCGGTCGCCGAGTTCTCGGGCCCGGTGGGCTTGACCGCGTCCGAGCTGGGCGCCGACGGGGCATCCGCGTGGCTTCGCACCATCGTCGACGAGTACCTCGACTGCGAACCGGGCATCGACGATGCGGCGTGCCCCCAGGCGATCGAGGCGTCACCTGGAACCACGGTCGATGCGAGCGACCCTCCCTTCTTCATCGGGCACTCCGACAGTGAGGCCGTGCCGCTCGGTCAATCGCAACGATTCGCGGCGACGCTCGCCGGGGCCGGCGTGCCGGTCGAGCTCGCCGTCGTGCCTGGCGTCGCGCACTCCATCGGCATCCTCGACGAGGCACTGCGCGCCCGCGTCGCGGCGTTCCTGCACACGCACCTCGGCTAA
- a CDS encoding PGPGW domain-containing protein, giving the protein MSTSPADLPTVQPAPTIGRRVGSTLGRAASAAAHSTRETIRRHPTADRVYRTGVGVVGGGTVALGVVLMPLPGPGALIALGGLGILSTEFDGAKKVSTKANAAAKKAVAAAKDARARRKAAAASAASTDSTDSSGS; this is encoded by the coding sequence ATGAGCACGTCTCCCGCCGATCTGCCGACCGTGCAGCCTGCGCCGACCATCGGCAGGCGCGTCGGCTCGACGCTCGGGCGCGCGGCGTCGGCCGCCGCGCACAGCACGCGCGAGACGATCCGCCGTCACCCGACGGCCGACAGGGTCTACCGCACCGGCGTCGGCGTGGTCGGTGGCGGCACGGTCGCGCTCGGCGTCGTGCTCATGCCGCTGCCCGGCCCGGGTGCGCTGATCGCACTCGGCGGCCTCGGCATTCTCTCGACCGAGTTCGACGGCGCGAAGAAGGTCAGCACGAAGGCGAACGCGGCCGCGAAGAAGGCCGTCGCCGCGGCGAAGGATGCCAGGGCGCGCCGGAAGGCCGCGGCCGCGAGCGCCGCTTCGACCGACTCGACCGACTCCTCGGGTAGCTGA
- a CDS encoding acetyl-CoA C-acyltransferase: MAEAYLVGGVRTPVGRYGGALASVRPDDLAALVVGELVRRAELDLAGELGAIDEVILGAANQAGEDNRNVARMAVLLAGLPDEIPGITVNRLCASGMSAITMAAQAIRAGDADLIVAGGVESMTRAPWVQAKPEKAWGRPGATHDTSIGWRFPNPELLARDKATYSMPETAEEVARVDGITREEADAFALRSQQRAAAAIAAGRFDDEIVGVPTARGEVLVDEGPRPETTLEVLAGLRPVVPGGSVVTAGNSSALNDGASAILVASGAAVERYGLTPRARVVVGTSSGIAPEIMGLGPVPATEKALERAGIDLDEIGSIELNEAFATQSIAVMRRLGLDESRVNADGGAIALGHPLGSSGARLVVTLLGRMEREQSRYGLATMCVGVGQGTALIVERV, encoded by the coding sequence ATGGCGGAGGCCTATCTCGTCGGCGGCGTACGCACGCCGGTCGGCCGCTACGGCGGTGCCCTTGCGAGCGTGCGGCCCGACGACCTCGCGGCGCTCGTCGTCGGTGAGCTCGTGCGGCGTGCTGAGCTCGACCTCGCAGGCGAGCTCGGTGCGATCGACGAGGTCATCCTCGGCGCCGCGAACCAAGCGGGCGAAGACAACCGCAACGTCGCGCGCATGGCGGTGCTGCTCGCCGGGCTTCCCGACGAGATCCCCGGCATCACGGTCAACCGCCTGTGCGCCTCCGGCATGTCGGCGATCACGATGGCCGCCCAGGCGATTCGCGCGGGAGACGCCGATCTCATCGTCGCGGGCGGCGTCGAGTCCATGACGCGCGCGCCGTGGGTGCAGGCGAAGCCCGAGAAGGCCTGGGGGCGGCCCGGAGCCACGCACGACACGTCGATCGGCTGGCGGTTCCCGAACCCCGAGCTGCTCGCGCGCGACAAGGCGACCTACTCGATGCCCGAGACAGCCGAAGAGGTCGCCCGCGTCGACGGCATCACGCGTGAAGAGGCCGACGCATTCGCGCTGCGCTCGCAACAGCGGGCGGCAGCGGCCATCGCGGCCGGGCGCTTCGACGACGAGATCGTCGGCGTGCCCACCGCGCGCGGCGAGGTGCTCGTCGACGAGGGGCCGCGCCCCGAGACCACCCTCGAGGTGCTCGCCGGGCTGCGACCGGTCGTGCCCGGCGGCTCGGTCGTGACGGCGGGCAATTCGAGCGCGCTGAACGACGGGGCATCCGCGATCCTGGTGGCGAGCGGTGCCGCGGTGGAGCGCTACGGGCTCACGCCGCGGGCCCGCGTCGTCGTGGGCACCAGCTCGGGCATCGCGCCCGAGATCATGGGGCTCGGGCCCGTGCCCGCCACCGAGAAGGCGCTCGAACGCGCCGGCATCGACCTCGACGAGATCGGTTCGATCGAACTCAACGAGGCGTTCGCGACCCAGTCGATCGCGGTGATGCGGCGGCTCGGGCTCGACGAGTCGCGCGTCAATGCCGACGGCGGGGCGATCGCGCTGGGACATCCGCTCGGCTCGTCGGGGGCCCGCCTCGTGGTGACGCTGCTCGGCCGCATGGAGCGCGAGCAGTCGCGCTACGGGCTCGCGACGATGTGCGTCGGCGTCGGCCAGGGCACCGCGCTCATCGTGGAGCGCGTCTGA
- a CDS encoding sensor histidine kinase: MDDFQQPTHRPASSEAPPAPAPPAPLLQLSRTIDERQFRAWLWVTTSLLAFVLFAVSVPLAATIYGVHLLAAFATSLAMAGALPLTVRWPWFGAGLATLGLLAFALLSAGSDGAPWPWPVTAIVGEAVLLIVLGVMRESWVGLAAWGAAVAVTAPFAFVDAGAAANVVTAAAVTALVLAVALLLAQRRVIGAELFRERELSASEQQRRVLVEERNRIARELHDVVAHGLSIIHVQATSAPYRVEGLSDGARNEFAEIAASARTAMTEMRQLLGVLRSSEAAPEMAPQPGLHDLPVLVASVDRAGVPVTLVLGERLPATGLASTSAYRIVQEALSNVVRHAPGAATHVSVEVLAGDLVVGVENEAATDDPAPDSKGGGHGLVGIAERAALLGGRAEYGPRPGGGYRVLATLPLGSDGDPA; encoded by the coding sequence ATGGACGATTTCCAGCAGCCCACTCACCGGCCCGCGAGCAGCGAGGCACCGCCCGCGCCCGCACCCCCGGCGCCGCTGCTGCAGCTCTCGCGCACGATCGATGAGCGCCAGTTCCGCGCCTGGCTGTGGGTCACGACCTCCCTGCTCGCGTTCGTGCTCTTCGCCGTCTCGGTGCCGCTGGCCGCGACCATCTACGGCGTGCACCTGTTGGCGGCGTTCGCCACGAGCCTCGCGATGGCCGGCGCCCTGCCGCTGACCGTGCGGTGGCCGTGGTTCGGCGCCGGGCTCGCGACCCTCGGACTGCTCGCCTTCGCGCTGCTGTCGGCCGGTTCCGATGGCGCGCCGTGGCCGTGGCCGGTGACCGCCATCGTGGGCGAGGCCGTGCTCCTCATCGTGCTCGGCGTGATGCGCGAATCGTGGGTCGGTCTCGCCGCCTGGGGGGCGGCCGTCGCGGTCACCGCACCGTTCGCGTTCGTCGACGCGGGGGCTGCCGCGAACGTCGTCACCGCCGCAGCGGTGACCGCCCTGGTCCTCGCCGTCGCGCTCCTCCTCGCACAGCGGCGCGTCATCGGTGCCGAGCTCTTCCGGGAGCGCGAGCTCTCGGCGTCGGAGCAGCAGCGTCGCGTGCTCGTCGAGGAACGCAACCGCATCGCCCGCGAGCTGCACGACGTCGTCGCGCACGGCCTCTCGATCATCCACGTGCAGGCGACGAGCGCACCCTACCGAGTCGAGGGTTTGAGCGACGGCGCACGCAACGAGTTCGCCGAGATCGCGGCGTCGGCTCGCACGGCGATGACCGAGATGCGGCAGCTCCTGGGCGTGCTCCGGAGCTCGGAGGCCGCGCCCGAGATGGCACCGCAGCCCGGGCTGCACGACCTGCCCGTGCTCGTGGCATCCGTCGACCGCGCCGGCGTGCCCGTCACGCTCGTGCTGGGCGAGCGCCTGCCCGCGACCGGACTGGCGTCGACCTCGGCGTACCGCATCGTGCAGGAGGCCCTCAGCAATGTCGTGCGCCACGCGCCCGGCGCCGCGACGCACGTGTCGGTCGAAGTGCTCGCCGGAGACCTGGTGGTGGGCGTCGAGAACGAGGCGGCGACGGATGACCCTGCCCCCGACTCGAAGGGCGGCGGCCACGGTCTCGTCGGCATCGCCGAGCGCGCGGCGCTCCTCGGCGGGCGTGCCGAGTACGGGCCGCGGCCCGGCGGCGGCTACCGTGTACTCGCAACCCTGCCCCTCGGATCGGACGGAGACCCGGCGTGA
- a CDS encoding response regulator: MTISVLIADDQAMVRAGFAAVLAAQPGIEVVGQAADGVEAVALAHSLRPDVVVMDVRMPQQNGIEATRALQIPPRSSDYVPRVLMLTTFDIDEYVYDALRAGASGFLLKDATPEELVAAVRIVAGGDALLAPSVTRRLIEDFARSVPPPRPSSTRLAELTDREREVLTLVGRGMSNTEIAAALFIAEQTVKTHVSKILQKLGLRDRVHAVVLAYDTGLVQPGS; the protein is encoded by the coding sequence GTGACGATCTCGGTGCTCATCGCCGACGACCAGGCGATGGTGCGCGCCGGATTCGCGGCCGTGCTCGCCGCCCAGCCCGGCATCGAGGTGGTCGGGCAGGCCGCCGATGGCGTCGAAGCCGTCGCGCTCGCGCACTCGCTGCGACCCGACGTCGTCGTGATGGACGTGCGGATGCCGCAGCAGAACGGCATCGAGGCGACCCGTGCTCTGCAGATCCCGCCACGCAGCTCCGACTACGTGCCGCGCGTGCTCATGCTCACGACCTTCGACATCGACGAGTACGTCTACGACGCACTGCGGGCGGGGGCGAGCGGATTCCTGCTGAAGGATGCCACGCCCGAAGAGCTCGTCGCGGCCGTGCGCATCGTGGCGGGCGGCGACGCGCTGCTCGCGCCGAGCGTGACGCGGCGGCTCATCGAGGACTTCGCGCGCTCGGTTCCGCCGCCGCGCCCGTCGAGCACCCGGCTCGCCGAACTCACCGACCGCGAGCGCGAGGTGCTGACGCTCGTGGGCCGTGGCATGTCGAACACCGAGATCGCGGCCGCACTCTTCATCGCCGAGCAGACCGTGAAGACGCACGTCTCCAAGATCCTGCAGAAGCTGGGGCTGCGCGACCGTGTGCACGCCGTGGTGCTCGCGTACGACACAGGACTCGTCCAGCCGGGTTCGTGA
- a CDS encoding enoyl-CoA hydratase/isomerase family protein, producing the protein MIERASVTDATDSALLVERRDDRVIVTLNRPAVRNAIDQATIDALHLLCAELEAIPRTLILTGAGGVFASGADIAELRERRAADAREGINANAFVRIALLPMPVIAALDGYALGGGAELAYAADIRIATPSLKIGNPETGLGIIAAAGASWRLKEIVGDARAIELLLTGRTVAAAEALEIGLVSALHPADELLPAAHAIADSVSRNDKAATIATKRVFRAPREAHPAIDLEAQAELFESPEKFRRMTEFLERKHK; encoded by the coding sequence ATGATCGAACGAGCAAGCGTGACGGATGCCACGGACTCGGCGCTGCTCGTCGAGCGGCGCGACGACCGGGTCATCGTGACCCTCAACCGCCCCGCAGTGCGCAACGCCATCGACCAGGCCACGATCGACGCGCTGCACCTGCTGTGCGCCGAGCTCGAGGCGATCCCACGCACGCTCATCCTGACCGGTGCGGGCGGAGTGTTCGCCTCGGGCGCCGACATCGCCGAACTGCGAGAGCGCCGAGCCGCAGACGCGCGCGAGGGCATCAACGCCAACGCGTTCGTTCGCATCGCACTGCTGCCGATGCCCGTCATCGCCGCGCTCGACGGATACGCGCTCGGCGGCGGCGCCGAGCTCGCGTACGCGGCCGACATCCGCATCGCGACTCCGTCGCTGAAGATCGGCAACCCCGAGACCGGCCTGGGCATCATCGCCGCCGCGGGCGCGAGCTGGCGCCTGAAGGAGATCGTCGGCGACGCCCGCGCGATCGAGCTGCTGCTCACGGGCCGAACCGTCGCCGCCGCCGAGGCGCTCGAGATCGGACTCGTGAGCGCGCTGCATCCCGCCGATGAGCTGCTGCCCGCCGCCCACGCGATCGCCGACAGCGTGAGCCGCAACGACAAGGCCGCGACCATTGCGACGAAGCGGGTGTTCCGCGCCCCGCGCGAGGCGCACCCCGCGATCGACCTCGAGGCGCAGGCCGAGCTGTTCGAGAGCCCCGAGAAGTTCCGGCGCATGACCGAGTTCCTCGAGAGGAAGCACAAGTGA
- a CDS encoding 3-hydroxyacyl-CoA dehydrogenase family protein: MSNTATGAPADVGVLGGGRMGAGIAHAFLLAGSRVTVVERDADAAGAASSRVLESVETSVARGTADEDAAAIGARFATSTDVGDFARCDLVVEAVPEDLELKIDALTRVESVLAPGAALASNTSSISIDQLAALLDRPGRFLGMHFFNPVPASTLVELVRGDGTEGSLMIEAREWVHAIGKTPIVVADAPGFASSRLGVVLGLEAIRMLEQGVASAEDIDAAMTLGYKHPVGPLRLTDIVGLDVRLGIAEYLSNTLGERFAPPSLLRRMVAEGKLGRKTGEGFYLWDAP; the protein is encoded by the coding sequence GTGAGCAACACGGCAACAGGCGCGCCCGCCGACGTCGGCGTGCTCGGGGGTGGGCGCATGGGTGCGGGCATCGCGCATGCGTTCCTGCTCGCCGGCTCTCGCGTGACGGTCGTCGAGCGCGACGCGGATGCCGCGGGAGCGGCGTCGTCGCGTGTGCTCGAGTCCGTCGAGACATCCGTCGCCCGCGGCACCGCCGACGAAGATGCCGCCGCCATCGGTGCACGGTTCGCCACGAGCACCGACGTCGGCGACTTCGCCCGCTGCGACCTCGTCGTCGAGGCGGTGCCCGAAGACCTCGAGCTCAAGATCGACGCGCTCACCCGCGTGGAATCGGTGCTCGCACCCGGCGCCGCGCTTGCGTCGAACACCTCGTCGATCTCGATCGACCAGCTCGCCGCACTGCTCGATCGGCCCGGCCGCTTCCTCGGCATGCACTTCTTCAACCCGGTGCCGGCGTCGACGCTCGTCGAGCTCGTTCGCGGCGACGGCACCGAGGGGTCGCTCATGATCGAGGCGCGGGAGTGGGTGCACGCGATCGGCAAGACCCCGATCGTCGTCGCTGATGCCCCGGGCTTCGCGTCGTCGCGGCTCGGCGTCGTGCTCGGGCTCGAGGCGATCCGCATGCTCGAGCAGGGGGTCGCCTCGGCGGAGGACATCGACGCGGCCATGACGCTCGGATACAAGCATCCGGTGGGGCCGTTGCGTCTCACCGACATCGTCGGCCTCGACGTGCGACTCGGCATCGCCGAGTACCTCTCGAACACGCTCGGCGAGCGCTTCGCCCCGCCCTCGCTGCTGCGCCGCATGGTCGCCGAGGGCAAGCTCGGGCGCAAGACCGGTGAGGGCTTCTACCTGTGGGATGCTCCGTGA
- a CDS encoding YihY/virulence factor BrkB family protein → MPDHDSPAQLSESDWRIIFTRTVHEYRINQVQDIAAALTFYTVLASLPALLAAFAMLGIFGSAEAVVSGAFDVLEELGAGTAVDALSEPIDQLVNASHAGWAFVTGLAGTLWAASGFVGSFGRGMNRIYGVEEGRPFWEMRPAMLGVSAVLVVLASIAAVCLLLTGPVAEAAARVLGLDEGVVFWWDLGKLPVLAAIGIFVMALLYWAAPNVKRRNLRWFSVGAVGALLVWILTTTLFGLYVLGFGTYTRVYGVLGMVIAFLLWIWLSHLAMIFGAVLDTEVERARQLRAGMNSEERVHLPLRDTRNIEKNLTQRATDVRASLAMRADTAVGGVTPAAGRRPHG, encoded by the coding sequence ATGCCCGACCACGACTCACCCGCGCAGCTCTCGGAGAGCGACTGGCGGATCATCTTCACCCGCACCGTGCACGAGTACCGCATCAACCAGGTGCAGGACATCGCCGCGGCGCTCACCTTCTACACCGTGCTCGCCTCGCTGCCCGCCCTGCTCGCGGCGTTCGCGATGCTCGGCATCTTCGGCAGTGCCGAGGCGGTCGTCAGCGGAGCGTTCGACGTGCTCGAGGAGCTCGGCGCCGGCACGGCCGTCGACGCGCTGAGCGAGCCGATCGACCAACTCGTGAACGCCTCCCATGCGGGATGGGCCTTCGTCACCGGCCTCGCCGGCACGCTCTGGGCGGCCTCGGGCTTCGTCGGTTCCTTCGGCCGTGGCATGAACCGCATCTACGGTGTGGAGGAGGGGCGCCCCTTCTGGGAGATGCGCCCCGCGATGCTGGGCGTGTCCGCCGTGCTCGTCGTACTCGCCTCGATCGCCGCGGTCTGCCTGCTGCTGACGGGGCCCGTCGCCGAAGCGGCCGCGCGAGTGCTGGGCCTCGATGAGGGCGTCGTCTTCTGGTGGGATCTCGGCAAGCTCCCAGTGCTCGCCGCCATCGGCATCTTCGTGATGGCGCTGCTGTACTGGGCGGCGCCCAACGTCAAGCGGCGCAACCTCCGTTGGTTCAGCGTCGGGGCCGTCGGCGCCCTGCTCGTCTGGATTCTCACCACCACGCTCTTCGGCCTGTACGTGCTGGGCTTCGGCACCTACACGCGGGTGTACGGCGTGCTCGGCATGGTGATCGCGTTCCTCCTCTGGATCTGGCTCTCACACCTCGCGATGATCTTCGGTGCGGTGCTCGACACCGAGGTCGAGCGCGCCCGGCAGCTGCGGGCGGGCATGAACTCCGAGGAACGCGTGCACCTCCCGCTCCGCGACACCCGCAACATCGAGAAGAACCTGACGCAACGGGCGACGGATGTCCGTGCGTCGCTCGCCATGCGCGCCGACACAGCGGTCGGCGGCGTCACGCCCGCGGCCGGGCGCCGTCCGCACGGCTGA
- a CDS encoding GNAT family N-acetyltransferase produces the protein MNHEHEPITIAVEPPRQPEVELLLDGSSAYAQSLYPPESNFLLDIATLERPEVTFYVARDDGRAVGIAALVADNTTTATDAPAPARGELKRMFVDPSARGRGVAGALLARIEADASARGIREIVLETGDLHDAAQALYTRHGYREIPQFGQYVGEPHSVCFAKPLVAEPSQALSSDSSSHRAKVR, from the coding sequence GTGAACCACGAGCACGAGCCCATCACGATCGCCGTCGAGCCGCCCCGCCAGCCAGAGGTCGAGCTCCTGCTCGACGGCAGCAGCGCCTACGCGCAGAGCCTCTACCCGCCCGAGAGCAACTTCCTGCTCGACATCGCCACGCTCGAGCGCCCCGAGGTGACCTTCTACGTCGCCCGTGACGACGGTCGGGCGGTCGGCATCGCGGCCCTCGTGGCCGACAACACGACCACGGCGACGGATGCCCCTGCGCCCGCGCGCGGCGAACTCAAGCGCATGTTCGTCGACCCGTCGGCACGTGGCCGCGGAGTCGCGGGCGCGTTGCTGGCCCGCATCGAGGCCGACGCGTCGGCGCGCGGCATCCGTGAGATCGTGCTCGAGACCGGTGACCTGCACGACGCCGCCCAGGCCCTCTACACGCGCCACGGCTACCGCGAGATCCCGCAGTTCGGCCAGTACGTCGGGGAGCCGCACTCGGTCTGCTTCGCGAAGCCGCTCGTGGCCGAGCCCTCGCAGGCGCTGAGCTCCGACTCGAGTTCACATCGCGCAAAGGTGAGGTAG
- a CDS encoding DEAD/DEAH box helicase codes for MPKNKKPAGGRPAKNFDPSYAKGGSKGGPARAGSSKPGSRSEGHRGYRPEPADGPRKVRWSADERVAAGRTAHRGDRDGRDAGQSSERPARSYDRNDRNDRPARSYDRNDRPARSYDRNDRPARSYDRDDRAPRAGDRNDRPARSYDRNDRPARSHDRDDRAPRTGDRNERPARSSDRDDRAPRTGDRNERPARSYDRNDRNERPARSYDRTERPARSFDRNDRTERPVRSYDRNDRTERPARSFDRDDRAPRRADQGDRPARSYDRTERPARTFDRNERPARSFDRSDRAPRSYDRDDRAPRSYDRDDRAPRRDVDRPGFKDSGRRESDFYPAKEQGHRFSPNDDVVLERLEADAIQATEVDGVSFADLGLGGNVVRVLKELGAESPFPIQAATIPAVLEGRDVLGRGKTGSGKTIAFGAPTVERLMTLWAESGKAGGKRQMGRKPRALILAPTRELALQIDRTVQPIAQSVGLFTTQIYGGVPQARQVGALQRGVDIVIGTPGRIEDLIEQRRLDLSEVVITVIDEADHMCDLGFLEPVQRILRRTADGGQKLLFSATLDQGVATLVNEFLVEPAVHEVAGEDQASSTIEHRVFVIENREKRDIVAQLANREGKTLVFSRTRAFAEDLTGHLEDYGIRAVALHGDLNQSRRTRNLQQLTSGRVNVLVATDVAARGIHVDDIDLVIQADAPDEYKTYLHRSGRTGRAGKEGRVVTLIPGNRQRRMTDLLGRAEIDVDFERVALGDDVWGESVEFVAEVETVEVVEMTVDEVVEAAEAAADESPAA; via the coding sequence ATGCCCAAGAACAAGAAGCCCGCCGGCGGACGCCCGGCGAAGAACTTCGATCCCTCGTACGCGAAGGGCGGCTCGAAGGGCGGCCCGGCACGTGCCGGATCGTCCAAGCCCGGCTCGCGCAGCGAGGGCCACCGCGGCTACCGCCCCGAGCCCGCCGACGGCCCGCGCAAGGTGCGCTGGTCGGCCGACGAGCGTGTCGCAGCCGGTCGTACTGCACACCGCGGCGACCGCGACGGACGCGACGCCGGCCAGTCGAGCGAGCGCCCCGCGCGTTCGTACGACCGCAACGACCGCAACGACCGCCCCGCGCGTTCGTACGACCGCAACGACCGCCCCGCGCGTTCGTACGACCGCAACGACCGCCCGGCGCGTTCGTATGACCGTGATGACCGTGCGCCTCGCGCCGGTGACCGCAACGACCGCCCCGCGCGTTCGTACGACCGCAACGACCGCCCGGCGCGCTCTCACGATCGCGATGACCGTGCTCCCCGTACCGGTGACCGCAACGAGCGCCCCGCACGTTCCTCCGATCGCGACGATCGTGCGCCCCGCACCGGTGACCGCAACGAGCGCCCGGCGCGTTCGTACGACCGCAATGACCGCAACGAGCGCCCGGCGCGTTCGTACGACCGCACCGAGCGTCCTGCTCGTTCGTTCGACCGCAACGACCGCACCGAGCGCCCCGTGCGTTCGTACGACCGCAACGATCGCACCGAGCGTCCGGCTCGTTCCTTCGACCGTGACGACCGTGCACCCCGTCGCGCCGACCAGGGCGACCGTCCGGCCCGTTCCTACGACCGCACCGAGCGCCCGGCTCGCACCTTCGACCGCAACGAGCGCCCCGCGCGTTCGTTCGACCGCAGCGACCGCGCACCCCGTTCGTACGACCGTGACGACCGCGCACCCCGTTCGTACGACCGTGACGACCGCGCGCCCCGCCGTGACGTCGATCGCCCCGGCTTCAAGGACTCCGGCCGCCGCGAGTCCGACTTCTACCCGGCCAAGGAGCAGGGCCACCGCTTCTCGCCGAACGACGACGTCGTGCTCGAGCGCCTCGAAGCCGACGCCATCCAGGCGACCGAGGTCGATGGCGTGAGCTTCGCCGACCTCGGGCTCGGCGGCAACGTCGTTCGCGTGCTCAAGGAGCTCGGCGCCGAGTCGCCGTTCCCGATCCAGGCGGCGACCATCCCGGCCGTGCTCGAGGGTCGCGACGTGCTCGGCCGCGGCAAGACCGGCTCCGGCAAGACCATCGCCTTCGGTGCCCCCACCGTCGAGCGCCTCATGACCCTCTGGGCGGAGTCCGGCAAGGCCGGCGGCAAGCGCCAGATGGGCCGCAAGCCCCGCGCCCTCATCCTCGCGCCGACACGCGAGCTCGCCCTGCAGATCGACCGCACGGTGCAGCCCATCGCGCAGAGCGTCGGCCTCTTCACCACGCAGATCTACGGCGGCGTGCCCCAGGCTCGCCAGGTCGGCGCGCTCCAGCGCGGCGTCGACATCGTGATCGGCACGCCGGGTCGCATCGAAGACCTCATCGAGCAGCGTCGACTCGACCTCTCCGAGGTCGTCATCACCGTCATCGACGAAGCCGACCACATGTGCGACCTGGGCTTCCTCGAGCCGGTGCAGCGCATCCTCCGCCGCACCGCCGACGGCGGCCAGAAGCTCCTCTTCTCGGCGACGCTCGACCAGGGCGTCGCGACGCTCGTCAACGAGTTCCTCGTCGAGCCGGCCGTGCACGAGGTCGCCGGCGAAGACCAGGCATCGTCGACGATCGAGCACCGCGTGTTCGTCATCGAGAACCGCGAGAAGCGCGACATCGTCGCCCAGCTCGCGAACCGCGAGGGCAAGACCCTCGTCTTCTCCCGCACCAGGGCGTTCGCCGAAGACCTCACCGGGCACCTCGAGGACTACGGCATCCGTGCCGTCGCTCTCCACGGTGACCTGAACCAGTCGCGCCGCACGCGCAACCTGCAGCAGCTGACCTCGGGCCGGGTGAACGTGCTGGTGGCGACGGATGTCGCAGCCCGCGGCATCCACGTCGATGACATCGACCTCGTGATCCAGGCCGACGCACCCGACGAGTACAAGACGTACCTGCACCGCTCGGGCCGCACCGGCCGCGCCGGCAAGGAGGGACGCGTCGTCACGCTCATCCCCGGCAACCGCCAGCGCCGCATGACCGACCTGCTCGGCCGCGCCGAGATCGACGTCGACTTCGAGCGCGTCGCGCTCGGCGACGACGTCTGGGGCGAGTCGGTGGAGTTCGTCGCCGAGGTCGAGACCGTCGAGGTCGTCGAGATGACGGTGGACGAGGTCGTCGAAGCGGCCGAGGCCGCCGCCGACGAGTCGCCTGCCGCCTGA